The following are from one region of the Shinella sp. PSBB067 genome:
- a CDS encoding GNAT family N-acetyltransferase — protein MTATAYGVDVRRMESFSAVELYALLKLRVDVFVVEQACPYPELDGKDADALHLRLLVDGETAAYARIWRPENAAPRIGRVLVSPGHRGRKLGEALMREAIGACGTRFPGMPIELSAQSYLLQFYRSLGFFPTSEEYVEDGIPHIDMRRAGAGDAQHA, from the coding sequence ATGACGGCAACCGCCTACGGCGTCGACGTGCGGAGGATGGAATCCTTCTCCGCCGTCGAGCTCTACGCATTGCTGAAACTGCGCGTCGACGTCTTCGTCGTCGAGCAGGCCTGCCCCTATCCGGAGCTGGACGGCAAGGACGCGGACGCCCTCCATCTTCGCCTGCTGGTCGATGGCGAAACCGCCGCCTATGCCCGCATTTGGCGGCCCGAAAACGCCGCGCCGCGCATCGGCCGCGTCCTCGTTTCGCCGGGTCATCGCGGCAGGAAGCTCGGCGAAGCCCTGATGCGGGAAGCGATCGGCGCGTGCGGAACCCGTTTTCCCGGCATGCCGATCGAGCTTTCCGCGCAGAGCTATCTGCTGCAATTCTACCGCTCCCTAGGCTTTTTCCCGACATCGGAGGAATATGTCGAGGACGGCATCCCGCATATCGACATGCGCCGGGCCGGCGCAGGCGATGCGCAACACGCCTGA
- a CDS encoding YaiI/YqxD family protein yields the protein MSEDLPTIYVDADACPVKPEILKVAERHGLAVTFVANSGLRPSRDPMVRNVIVSGAFDAADDWIAENVQQGDIVVTADVPLAGRTVAKGAHVTGPTGRLFDKSNIGMASAMRDLGAHLRETGESKGYNAAFSPRDRSTFLETLDRLCRRAKNERAGSPS from the coding sequence ATGAGCGAGGACCTGCCCACCATCTATGTCGACGCGGATGCCTGCCCGGTGAAGCCTGAGATCCTCAAGGTGGCGGAGCGCCACGGCCTGGCGGTGACCTTCGTCGCCAATTCGGGCCTGCGGCCTTCGCGCGATCCGATGGTGCGGAACGTCATCGTCTCCGGCGCCTTCGATGCGGCGGACGACTGGATCGCGGAGAATGTGCAGCAAGGCGACATCGTCGTCACGGCGGACGTGCCGCTGGCAGGGCGCACGGTCGCCAAGGGCGCGCATGTCACCGGCCCGACCGGCCGGCTCTTTGACAAATCGAACATCGGCATGGCGAGTGCCATGCGCGACCTCGGCGCGCATCTACGCGAAACCGGGGAGAGCAAGGGCTACAACGCGGCCTTCTCGCCGCGCGACCGCTCGACGTTTCTCGAAACGCTCGACCGCCTGTGCCGCCGCGCGAAGAATGAACGGGCGGGATCGCCATCATGA
- a CDS encoding DUF1345 domain-containing protein: MTAKPGPKVYGRHVPFYVGIGAAALGLAGALWLKPDFAVAVAAIAFFLCYLLLTAWRLPHLTAAYLEHYATDTDEPVAIIFAVTFAAAAVATGSLFVVLNRPAATGLEFVLAFASVALGWLTIHTMAALHYAHIYWRPGGAKMRKDRGLAFPGDTQPGVYDFLYFAFVIGMTAQTSDVAITSTAMRRVNLLHAVVSFFFNTVLVAAAVNAAVALAS; this comes from the coding sequence ATGACGGCAAAACCCGGGCCCAAGGTCTATGGCCGGCACGTGCCCTTCTATGTCGGCATCGGCGCGGCGGCGCTCGGCCTTGCGGGCGCGCTCTGGCTGAAGCCGGACTTCGCCGTTGCCGTCGCGGCCATCGCCTTCTTCCTGTGCTACCTGCTGCTGACGGCCTGGCGCCTGCCGCACCTGACGGCGGCCTATCTCGAGCACTATGCCACGGATACGGACGAGCCGGTCGCCATCATCTTCGCCGTCACCTTTGCCGCCGCCGCCGTGGCGACGGGGTCGCTCTTCGTCGTCCTGAACCGGCCGGCGGCGACCGGCCTGGAATTCGTTCTCGCCTTCGCCTCGGTCGCGCTCGGCTGGCTCACCATCCACACCATGGCGGCGCTTCACTACGCCCATATCTACTGGCGGCCGGGCGGCGCGAAGATGCGGAAGGACAGAGGCCTTGCTTTTCCCGGCGACACCCAGCCCGGCGTCTACGACTTCCTCTACTTCGCCTTCGTGATCGGCATGACGGCACAGACCTCGGACGTCGCGATCACCTCGACGGCGATGCGCAGGGTCAACCTGCTGCATGCCGTCGTTTCCTTCTTCTTCAACACGGTGCTGGTCGCCGCCGCGGTCAACGCGGCCGTGGCGCTCGCCTCCTGA
- the fghA gene encoding S-formylglutathione hydrolase produces MKVLSQNTAFGGMQGVFAHDSEACKCEMTFAVFVPPQAIHEPRPVLWYLSGLTCTHANVMEKGEYRRMAAELGLIIVCPDTSPRGNDVPDEITNWQMGKGAGFYLDATEEPWAENFRMYSYVTEELPNFLRQHFRMDMSRQGIFGHSMGGHGAMTIALKHPDRFRSCSAFAPIVEPTTADWSVPAFEKYLGADKAKWREYDACALVADGARFPEFLIDQGKADGFLENGLRPWLFEEAVKDTDIELTLRMHERYDHSYYFISTFMDDHLKWHAERLG; encoded by the coding sequence ATGAAAGTGCTTTCCCAGAACACCGCCTTCGGCGGCATGCAGGGCGTCTTCGCTCATGATTCGGAAGCCTGCAAATGCGAGATGACCTTCGCCGTCTTCGTGCCGCCGCAGGCGATCCACGAGCCGCGCCCGGTGCTCTGGTATCTCTCCGGCCTCACCTGCACCCATGCCAACGTGATGGAAAAGGGCGAATACCGCCGCATGGCCGCCGAGCTCGGCCTCATCATCGTCTGCCCCGACACCAGCCCGCGCGGCAACGACGTGCCGGATGAGATCACCAACTGGCAGATGGGCAAGGGCGCGGGCTTCTATCTCGACGCCACCGAGGAGCCCTGGGCCGAGAACTTCCGGATGTACAGCTATGTGACGGAAGAGCTGCCGAACTTCCTCCGCCAGCATTTCCGCATGGACATGAGCCGCCAGGGCATCTTCGGCCACTCGATGGGCGGGCACGGCGCCATGACGATCGCGCTCAAGCATCCGGACCGCTTCAGGAGCTGCTCGGCCTTCGCGCCCATCGTCGAGCCCACCACCGCCGACTGGTCGGTCCCGGCCTTCGAGAAATATCTCGGCGCCGACAAGGCGAAATGGCGGGAATATGACGCCTGCGCGCTCGTCGCCGACGGCGCCCGCTTCCCGGAATTCCTGATCGACCAGGGCAAGGCGGACGGTTTCCTCGAAAACGGCCTGCGTCCCTGGCTCTTCGAGGAGGCGGTCAAGGATACCGACATCGAGCTGACGCTGCGCATGCACGAGCGCTACGACCATTCCTACTACTTCATCTCGACCTTCATGGACGATCACCTGAAGTGGCACGCCGAGCGGCTCGGCTGA
- the sugE gene encoding quaternary ammonium compound efflux SMR transporter SugE: MPWILLTLAGLFEIGWAIGLKYTDGFTRIVPTALTAASMLVSIVLLGLAVKTLPMGTAYAIWTGIGTVGTVILGIVLFAEPVTAMRLGCIALIVTGILGLKFVA, from the coding sequence ATGCCCTGGATCCTTCTTACCCTCGCAGGTCTCTTCGAAATCGGCTGGGCCATCGGCCTGAAATATACCGACGGCTTCACGCGGATCGTTCCCACCGCTTTGACCGCCGCTTCCATGCTCGTCAGCATCGTGCTGCTCGGCCTCGCCGTGAAGACGCTGCCCATGGGCACGGCCTATGCCATCTGGACCGGCATCGGCACGGTCGGCACGGTCATCCTCGGCATCGTCCTCTTCGCCGAGCCGGTCACGGCCATGCGCCTCGGCTGCATCGCCCTCATCGTCACCGGCATCCTCGGCCTGAAGTTCGTCGCCTAG
- a CDS encoding DoxX family protein encodes MFDRLSAWRPQALAALRIMAALLFIEHGTQKFFNFPPAEQPFGDLMNLMGVAGTLEVVGGILILVGPFTRPAAFVLCGFMAVAYFMAHAPQSFFPVNNHGDAAILFCFVFLYLTVAGPGAFALDNRRG; translated from the coding sequence ATGTTCGACCGTTTGTCCGCCTGGCGGCCGCAGGCGCTGGCCGCGCTCCGCATCATGGCCGCGCTGCTCTTCATCGAGCACGGCACGCAGAAGTTCTTCAATTTTCCGCCCGCCGAACAGCCGTTCGGTGACCTGATGAACCTCATGGGCGTGGCGGGCACGCTGGAGGTCGTCGGCGGGATCCTGATCCTGGTGGGGCCCTTCACGCGGCCCGCGGCCTTCGTGCTCTGCGGCTTCATGGCGGTCGCCTATTTCATGGCCCATGCGCCGCAGAGCTTCTTCCCGGTCAACAATCACGGCGACGCCGCGATCCTCTTCTGCTTCGTCTTCCTCTACCTGACGGTCGCGGGACCGGGCGCCTTCGCGCTCGACAACCGTCGCGGCTAG
- a CDS encoding acyl-CoA carboxylase subunit beta: MKEILHELEVRRERARMGGGQARIEAQHKRGKLTARERIEVFLDEGSFEEFDMFVEHRSTDFGMEKSKIAGDGVVTGWGTVNGRTVFVFAKDFTVFGGSLSETHAQKIMKVQDMALKNRAPIVGLYDAGGARIQEGVAALGGYAEVFQRNVLASGVIPQISVIMGPCAGGDVYSPAMTDFIFMVRDTSYMFVTGPDVVKTVTNETVTAEELGGASVHTTKSSIADGAYDNDVDALLQVRRLIDFLPQSNTSPVPEIDCFQSVEAVDESLDTLVPANANKPYDIKELIAKTVDEGDFFEIQESFARNIVCGFGRIEGATVGFVANQPMVLAGVLDSDASRKAARFVRFCDCFNIPVVTFVDVPGFLPGTAQEYGGLIKHGAKLLFAFAEATVPKVTLITRKAYGGAYDVMASKHLRGDINYAWPTAQIAVMGAKGAVEIIFRKDIDDPDKIAAHTKMYEDRFLSPFVAAERGYIDEVIMPHSTRKRIARALRLLRNKDLENPWKKHDNIPL; this comes from the coding sequence ATGAAGGAAATTCTCCACGAACTCGAAGTCCGGCGCGAGCGCGCCCGCATGGGCGGCGGACAGGCGCGCATCGAGGCGCAGCACAAGCGCGGCAAGCTGACGGCCCGCGAGCGCATCGAGGTGTTTCTCGACGAGGGATCGTTCGAGGAGTTCGACATGTTCGTCGAGCATCGCTCGACGGATTTCGGCATGGAGAAGAGCAAGATCGCCGGCGATGGCGTCGTCACCGGCTGGGGCACGGTCAACGGCCGCACCGTCTTCGTCTTCGCCAAGGACTTCACCGTCTTCGGCGGCTCGCTTTCCGAGACCCATGCCCAGAAGATCATGAAGGTCCAGGACATGGCGCTGAAGAACCGCGCGCCGATCGTTGGCCTCTACGATGCGGGCGGCGCGCGCATCCAGGAGGGGGTCGCCGCGCTCGGCGGCTATGCCGAGGTGTTCCAGCGCAACGTGCTCGCCTCCGGCGTCATCCCGCAGATCTCGGTGATCATGGGGCCGTGCGCCGGCGGCGACGTTTATTCCCCGGCCATGACCGACTTCATCTTCATGGTGCGCGACACGTCCTACATGTTCGTGACCGGCCCCGACGTCGTGAAGACGGTGACGAACGAGACGGTGACGGCCGAGGAGCTCGGCGGCGCCTCCGTCCACACGACGAAATCCTCGATTGCCGACGGCGCCTATGACAACGACGTCGATGCGCTGCTCCAGGTGCGCCGGCTCATCGATTTCCTGCCGCAGTCCAATACCTCGCCTGTGCCGGAGATCGATTGCTTCCAGTCGGTCGAGGCGGTGGACGAATCGCTCGACACGCTCGTGCCGGCCAATGCCAACAAGCCCTACGACATCAAGGAATTGATCGCCAAGACCGTCGACGAGGGCGATTTCTTCGAGATCCAGGAGAGCTTCGCCCGCAATATCGTCTGCGGCTTCGGCCGCATCGAGGGCGCGACGGTCGGCTTCGTCGCCAACCAGCCGATGGTGCTGGCGGGCGTGCTCGATTCGGATGCCAGCCGCAAGGCGGCGCGCTTCGTGCGCTTCTGCGACTGCTTCAACATCCCGGTCGTCACCTTCGTCGACGTGCCGGGCTTCCTGCCGGGAACGGCGCAGGAATATGGCGGCCTCATCAAGCACGGCGCCAAGCTGCTCTTCGCCTTCGCGGAGGCGACCGTGCCGAAGGTGACGCTCATCACGCGCAAGGCCTATGGCGGCGCCTATGACGTCATGGCGTCCAAGCACCTGCGCGGCGACATCAACTATGCCTGGCCGACGGCGCAGATCGCCGTGATGGGCGCGAAAGGGGCGGTCGAGATCATCTTCCGCAAGGACATCGACGATCCGGACAAGATCGCCGCGCATACGAAGATGTACGAGGACCGGTTCCTCTCGCCCTTCGTGGCGGCCGAGCGCGGCTATATCGACGAGGTGATCATGCCGCATTCGACACGCAAGCGCATCGCCCGGGCGCTGCGGCTGCTGCGGAACAAAGATCTGGAAAATCCGTGGAAGAAGCACGATAACATACCCCTTTGA
- a CDS encoding ATP12 family chaperone protein produces MRDILSDLSEAMSDPDPVRRAQIQMKRPLPKRFYKAVSIDSTEEGHRILLDGRPVRTPGKKLLAVPAPAIAERLRAEWDGQGEEIDPAKMPVTRLVNTAVDGVADNLDAVFEEIVRFAGTDMLCYRADSPDGLVQRQREGWDPIIRWAADARGARFILVEGVMHQEQPVQAIAAFSDALSAWRDPLALACLHTVTTLTGSALLALALAEGVVDADRAWSLAHVDEDWQIDQWGTDEEAFRRRELRRGEMDVAAAVLADLPR; encoded by the coding sequence ATGCGTGACATCCTGAGCGACCTTTCCGAGGCGATGAGCGATCCCGATCCGGTTCGCCGCGCGCAGATCCAGATGAAGCGGCCGCTGCCGAAGCGGTTCTACAAGGCGGTCTCGATCGACAGCACGGAGGAGGGCCACCGCATCCTGCTCGACGGCCGCCCCGTGCGCACGCCCGGCAAGAAGCTGCTCGCCGTGCCGGCCCCCGCCATCGCCGAGCGTCTGCGCGCCGAATGGGACGGGCAGGGCGAGGAGATCGACCCCGCGAAGATGCCGGTAACGCGCCTCGTCAATACGGCCGTCGATGGCGTGGCGGACAATCTCGATGCCGTCTTCGAGGAGATCGTGCGCTTCGCCGGCACGGACATGCTCTGCTACCGCGCGGATTCGCCTGATGGCCTCGTCCAGCGGCAGCGCGAGGGCTGGGACCCGATCATCCGCTGGGCGGCCGACGCCAGGGGCGCGCGCTTCATCCTCGTCGAAGGCGTGATGCACCAGGAACAGCCCGTACAGGCCATCGCCGCCTTCTCGGATGCGCTGTCCGCCTGGCGCGATCCGCTGGCGCTCGCCTGCCTGCATACGGTGACGACGCTGACCGGCTCGGCGCTGCTGGCGCTGGCGCTGGCCGAAGGCGTGGTGGATGCCGACCGGGCCTGGTCGCTCGCCCATGTCGACGAGGACTGGCAGATCGATCAATGGGGCACCGACGAGGAGGCCTTCCGCCGCCGCGAATTGCGGCGCGGGGAGATGGACGTCGCCGCCGCCGTGCTTGCCGATCTCCCGCGCTGA
- a CDS encoding HAD-IA family hydrolase, which yields MRLVLFDCDGTLVDSVKLIHEVMARTFVDFGRARPDVSETKAIIGLTLDIAIARMQGKPHVDDEALAMTAHYKAIFTGVRAEAGFQEPLFPGIGAMMARLEREDDLILGAVTGKSRRGLDLIRATHGFDRTFLVSRTADDCPSKPHPAMVTECCGEAGVDAARTVVIGDAIYDMQMAKAAGARAIGVSWGYASVPELVEAGADHILRTPADLLEWLEISDA from the coding sequence ATGCGGCTCGTTCTCTTCGATTGCGACGGCACGCTGGTCGACAGCGTGAAGCTGATCCACGAGGTGATGGCGCGCACCTTCGTCGATTTCGGCCGTGCCCGGCCGGACGTCTCCGAGACCAAGGCGATCATCGGGCTCACGCTCGACATCGCGATCGCCCGCATGCAGGGCAAGCCGCATGTCGATGACGAGGCGCTGGCGATGACCGCGCATTACAAGGCCATCTTTACCGGCGTGCGGGCCGAGGCAGGCTTCCAGGAACCGCTCTTTCCCGGCATCGGCGCCATGATGGCGCGGCTGGAGCGGGAGGACGACTTGATCCTTGGCGCCGTCACGGGAAAATCCCGCCGCGGCCTCGACCTCATCCGTGCCACGCACGGCTTCGACCGGACATTCCTCGTCTCGCGCACGGCGGACGATTGCCCCTCCAAGCCGCATCCTGCCATGGTGACGGAATGCTGCGGCGAGGCGGGCGTCGATGCGGCCCGGACGGTTGTCATCGGCGATGCGATCTACGATATGCAGATGGCGAAGGCGGCCGGCGCCAGGGCGATCGGCGTTTCCTGGGGCTATGCCTCCGTGCCCGAGCTGGTCGAGGCCGGCGCGGATCACATCCTGCGCACGCCCGCCGACCTTCTCGAATGGCTGGAGATTTCCGATGCGTGA
- a CDS encoding RluA family pseudouridine synthase — MAGIEHRQVDNDEAGMRLDRWFKVHYPGLGFGQLQKLLRSGQVRVDGGRAKSDTRVQPGQTVRIPPMEVDAKAPKSGPIAGRDLKHSPDGELLARMLLHEDDKVFVLNKPAGIAVQGGSGVTRHIDKMLEAWTSQKGEKPRLVHRLDRDTSGVLVIARTRGAAQKLTAAFRERDTKKTYWSVVKGVPKKREDKISTWLVKEQTPDGDRMRIARHGEDGADHAVSFYRVVEQAGQNFAWLEMEPYTGRTHQLRVHAAHIGHPILGDPKYFDADVNWNFPGGVQNRLHLHARHIDIPHPSGGRLRVTAPLPPHMVQTWNLFGFDQSAADGEDH; from the coding sequence ATGGCAGGCATCGAACACAGGCAGGTGGACAACGACGAGGCGGGCATGCGCCTCGACCGGTGGTTCAAGGTCCACTATCCGGGCCTCGGCTTCGGCCAGCTCCAGAAGCTGCTGCGCTCCGGCCAGGTGCGCGTCGATGGCGGCCGCGCCAAGAGCGATACGCGCGTGCAGCCCGGCCAGACCGTCCGCATCCCGCCGATGGAGGTCGATGCCAAGGCGCCGAAGTCCGGCCCGATCGCCGGCCGCGACCTGAAGCATTCCCCCGATGGCGAACTGCTTGCCCGCATGCTGCTGCATGAGGACGACAAGGTCTTCGTGCTCAACAAGCCGGCCGGCATCGCCGTGCAGGGCGGCTCGGGCGTCACGCGGCATATCGACAAGATGCTGGAGGCCTGGACCAGCCAGAAGGGCGAGAAGCCGCGCCTCGTGCACCGCCTCGACCGCGACACGTCCGGCGTTCTCGTCATCGCCCGCACGCGCGGCGCGGCGCAGAAGCTGACAGCCGCCTTCCGCGAGCGCGACACCAAGAAGACCTACTGGTCCGTGGTCAAGGGCGTGCCGAAGAAGCGGGAGGACAAGATCTCCACCTGGCTGGTCAAGGAGCAGACGCCGGACGGCGACCGCATGCGGATCGCCAGGCACGGCGAGGACGGCGCGGATCACGCCGTCTCCTTCTACCGCGTCGTCGAGCAGGCCGGGCAGAATTTCGCCTGGCTGGAGATGGAGCCCTATACCGGCCGCACCCACCAGCTTCGCGTCCACGCGGCCCATATCGGCCACCCGATCCTCGGCGACCCCAAATATTTCGACGCGGACGTCAACTGGAACTTCCCGGGCGGCGTGCAGAACCGCCTGCACCTCCATGCCCGCCACATCGACATTCCGCATCCCTCCGGCGGGCGCCTGCGCGTGACCGCGCCGCTGCCGCCGCACATGGTGCAGACCTGGAACCTCTTCGGCTTCGACCAGAGCGCGGCGGACGGGGAAGACCACTGA
- a CDS encoding Lrp/AsnC ligand binding domain-containing protein, which produces MKPIFVQLQCAPGKTYEVADALYATELISELYSTSGEYDLLLKVYVDSEEDIGKFINDHVASIPGIVRSLTTLTFRAF; this is translated from the coding sequence ATGAAGCCGATTTTCGTGCAATTGCAATGCGCTCCGGGCAAGACTTACGAGGTTGCGGACGCGCTTTACGCTACGGAACTCATCTCGGAGCTCTACTCCACCAGCGGCGAATACGATCTCCTCCTGAAGGTCTATGTCGACAGCGAGGAGGACATCGGCAAGTTCATCAACGACCATGTCGCCTCCATCCCCGGCATCGTGCGCTCGCTGACCACGCTCACCTTCCGCGCCTTCTAG